Proteins found in one Corynebacterium freneyi genomic segment:
- a CDS encoding methionine ABC transporter permease yields the protein MWDAFGETLWMVCVTMVIGGLVGLVLGVLLYVSRSSGVLPSGPLHTLLNLAVNFVRPIPFIILVTAVGPLTKLVVGKTIGTGAAIFVMTIAASFAVARLVEQNLMAIDPGVIEAARAMGAGPWRIIRTVIVPEALGPLILGYTFAFIAVVDMSAMAGYIGGGGLGDFAIVYGYRAFDWNVTLVTTLVIILIVQAAQLLGNFLAKKVMRR from the coding sequence ATGTGGGACGCCTTCGGCGAAACGCTGTGGATGGTCTGCGTGACCATGGTCATCGGCGGCCTCGTCGGACTGGTGCTGGGCGTGCTGCTGTACGTCTCCCGGTCGTCCGGCGTGCTGCCGTCCGGCCCGCTGCACACCCTGCTGAACCTGGCCGTGAACTTCGTGCGGCCGATCCCGTTCATCATCCTGGTCACGGCCGTCGGCCCGCTGACCAAACTCGTGGTGGGCAAGACCATCGGCACCGGGGCGGCGATCTTCGTCATGACCATCGCCGCGTCCTTCGCCGTCGCCCGCCTGGTCGAGCAGAACCTCATGGCCATCGACCCCGGCGTCATCGAGGCCGCCCGGGCGATGGGCGCGGGGCCGTGGCGGATCATCCGCACGGTCATCGTCCCCGAGGCCCTCGGCCCGCTGATCCTGGGCTACACCTTCGCGTTCATCGCGGTCGTCGACATGTCGGCCATGGCCGGCTACATCGGCGGCGGTGGCCTGGGCGACTTCGCCATCGTCTACGGCTACCGCGCCTTCGACTGGAACGTGACGCTGGTGACCACCCTGGTGATCATCCTCATCGTCCAGGCCGCCCAGCTGCTGGGCAATTTCCTGGCGAAGAAGGTCATGCGCCGCTAG
- a CDS encoding methionine ABC transporter ATP-binding protein yields MPSKPGTRVELRGVSKVFGSGANATSAVDDVTLSVEPGGVLGVIGYSGAGKSTLIRLINGLENPTSGEVLLDGVDIAGMKEKKLREVRRDIGMIFQQFNLFTSRTVAGNVAYPLELAGVERAERKRRVAELLEFVGLGDRGDSYPEQLSGGQKQRVGIARALATNPSLLLADEATSALDPETTADVLELLREVNRTFGVTIVLITHEMSVVRAIADRVAVMENGRVVEHATVHDLFANPTTDVGRRFASTALRDRPKGRELDSALGSLDDGPAAALVTVRVDDAVPLGRVLDIARAEGLDATVAHGSVTNVQARSFGRLTLRLSATGDAAPDDVAAAAERVVARLDEFTESEVIR; encoded by the coding sequence ATGCCGAGTAAGCCCGGCACCCGCGTCGAACTGCGCGGAGTTTCCAAGGTCTTCGGCTCCGGCGCCAACGCCACCAGCGCCGTCGACGACGTCACCCTGTCCGTCGAACCGGGCGGGGTGCTCGGCGTCATCGGCTACTCCGGTGCCGGCAAGTCGACGCTGATCCGCCTGATCAACGGGCTGGAGAACCCGACCTCGGGCGAGGTGCTCCTCGACGGAGTCGACATCGCGGGGATGAAGGAGAAGAAGCTGCGGGAGGTCCGCCGGGACATCGGCATGATCTTCCAGCAGTTCAATCTCTTCACCTCCCGCACGGTGGCCGGCAACGTCGCCTACCCGCTGGAGTTGGCGGGCGTGGAACGTGCCGAACGCAAGCGCCGCGTCGCCGAGCTCCTCGAGTTCGTGGGCCTCGGCGACCGCGGCGATTCCTACCCGGAGCAACTGTCCGGCGGGCAGAAACAACGCGTCGGCATCGCCCGCGCGCTGGCCACGAACCCGTCGCTGCTGCTGGCCGACGAGGCCACCTCGGCCCTCGACCCGGAGACCACCGCGGATGTCCTGGAGCTGCTGCGCGAGGTCAACCGCACGTTCGGCGTCACCATCGTGCTGATCACCCATGAGATGTCGGTGGTGCGCGCCATCGCCGACCGTGTCGCGGTGATGGAAAACGGTCGCGTCGTCGAGCACGCCACGGTCCATGATCTGTTCGCCAACCCGACCACCGACGTCGGCCGGCGTTTCGCCTCCACGGCGCTGCGGGACCGTCCGAAGGGCCGGGAGCTCGATTCGGCGTTGGGTTCGCTTGACGACGGCCCCGCCGCCGCGCTGGTCACCGTCAGAGTGGATGACGCCGTGCCCCTGGGCCGGGTCCTCGACATCGCCCGCGCCGAAGGGCTCGACGCCACCGTGGCGCACGGGTCCGTGACCAACGTGCAGGCCCGGTCGTTCGGCCGTCTGACGCTGCGCCTCAGCGCGACGGGCGACGCGGCCCCCGATGACGTGGCCGCGGCGGCCGAGCGCGTCGTCGCACGGCTCGACGAATTCACCGAAAGCGAGGTCATCCGATGA
- a CDS encoding MetQ/NlpA family ABC transporter substrate-binding protein: protein MALRRFAAGAVALAFAATGLVACGNDDPAAPLAEGDTIRIGTTDFEKEAWQVFEKQVEEAGIDMEIVPFTEYPPVNTALAEGDLDVNLFQHIKYLAQYNVGSGADLTPIASTEIVPLGLYWKDGDSVDDIKDGTEVVIPNDSTNQGRALSVLEKAGLIALKGDSANPSPLDIDTEKSRVTVTPIDAAQTPAAYGEGTPAVINNTFLDRADIDPNSAIFKDDPNDKAAEPYINVFATTQANKDNEQLKKLAEIWHGPEVTEAVARDSRGTSIPVQRPVEDLEKILDDAEQEARENPDAE, encoded by the coding sequence ATGGCATTGCGACGTTTCGCAGCCGGCGCCGTCGCCCTGGCCTTCGCGGCCACCGGCCTGGTCGCCTGCGGCAACGACGACCCCGCGGCACCCCTCGCCGAAGGCGACACCATCCGCATCGGCACCACCGACTTCGAAAAGGAGGCCTGGCAGGTCTTCGAAAAGCAGGTCGAGGAAGCCGGCATCGACATGGAGATCGTGCCCTTCACGGAGTACCCGCCGGTCAACACCGCCCTCGCCGAAGGCGACCTCGACGTCAACCTGTTCCAGCACATCAAGTACCTGGCGCAGTACAACGTCGGCTCCGGCGCCGACCTCACCCCGATCGCCTCGACCGAGATCGTCCCGCTGGGTCTGTACTGGAAGGACGGCGACTCCGTCGACGACATCAAGGACGGCACCGAGGTCGTCATCCCCAACGACTCCACCAACCAGGGCCGCGCCCTGAGCGTGCTGGAGAAGGCCGGCCTCATCGCCCTCAAGGGCGACTCCGCCAACCCGTCCCCTCTGGACATCGACACGGAGAAGTCCCGCGTCACCGTCACCCCGATCGACGCCGCCCAGACCCCCGCCGCCTACGGCGAGGGCACCCCGGCCGTCATCAACAACACCTTCCTCGACCGCGCCGACATCGACCCGAACTCGGCGATCTTCAAGGACGACCCGAACGACAAGGCCGCCGAGCCGTACATCAACGTCTTCGCCACCACCCAGGCCAACAAGGACAATGAGCAGCTGAAGAAGCTCGCCGAGATCTGGCACGGCCCGGAGGTCACCGAGGCCGTGGCCCGCGACTCCCGCGGCACCTCCATCCCGGTGCAGCGCCCCGTCGAAGACCTGGAGAAGATCCTCGACGACGCCGAACAGGAAGCCCGCGAGAACCCCGATGCCGAGTAA
- a CDS encoding error-prone DNA polymerase — protein sequence MGGGVGDGAGGAAGAGAGSRAGGPLSWSRIERILSGRSVGTLTPGYGFNGHRRGGGRGSGVVGGGGRVDGPANVWANVRSNGASDGVGGDVSVGVVGLVGGVDLHCRTSYSFLHGASDPADLVDEAVRLGLRALGIADRDGLYGVARFAEAAAEAGLDTIIGAELSLPRAPLTVLARGPEGYRRLSRVINDALMSGGKKGVARYPALPELAQAADGYWQVLADVAWLPHLGELVAAFGPDDVAVDHHVDPTPGAADDQRDLAAAAAEHGLRQVAGAAATAATPADARVAGAKHALAQRESLDDHEPKLPPTGGSWLRSSAELEAIFGHLPGVLDATAQVAAECAFTLDLIAPNLPAWDVPEGHDESSWLAHIARAGALRRYGPAEGLDADATGASDEGGGGAPTVVTQAWKQLERELDVIGELGFPGYFLIVHDICEFCRRENILAQGRGSAANSVVCFALGITNVDPIAAGLLFERFLSPERDGPPDIDLDIESGRREEVIQYVYRRYGRDNAAQVANVITYRRRGALRDAARALGHAPGVVDAWVNGTAQPPEQVTALAERLLGQPRHLGIHSGGMVICDRPIADVVPVEWARMENRSVVQWDKDDCAAAGLVKFDLLGLGMLEAIHHCIDLVAEHRGRTVRLWEIDVAEKAVYDMLSRADAVGVFQVESRAQLATLPRLRPREFFDLVVEVALIRPGPIQGGSVHPYIRRRNGLEPVTYDHPVLEKSLGKTLGIPLFQEQLMQIAVDAAGFTGAEADSLRRAMGAKRSVERMEALRTRFLDGLRRTNGIVGDVADRLWNKIVAFAAYGFPESHAQSFASLVYFSAWFKYHYPAEFCVALLRAQPMGFYSPQSLVADARRHGVGCDGPDVNVSGVEADCPGGRIRLGLGSVAGLGDDAARRIVDARDRCGAEADEAGLFRGGPFRDVADLARRASLDVSHVEALARAGALECLGMDRRQALWAAGIAATEHEGMLPGLTVASAPALPGMTEFELAAADLAGTGVTPGEYPVARLRGELDAIGVTPAAQLGAVEDSSRVLVAGIVTHRQRPGTAGGVIFLGMEDETGLMNVLCTPGLWQRFRTIATVERALVVRGIAQNASGAVTIVADKLTPLREVVAAPVIAGRSRDFR from the coding sequence ATCGGTGGTGGAGTCGGCGACGGGGCCGGTGGTGCCGCCGGTGCCGGTGCGGGCTCTCGTGCCGGGGGGCCTTTGAGCTGGTCGAGAATCGAACGGATCTTGTCCGGGAGATCGGTGGGGACGTTGACTCCCGGGTACGGCTTCAACGGGCATCGTCGGGGCGGAGGCCGGGGAAGTGGTGTCGTCGGCGGGGGTGGCCGCGTCGATGGTCCCGCGAATGTCTGGGCGAATGTCCGATCGAATGGCGCATCGGATGGCGTCGGCGGCGATGTGTCCGTCGGCGTCGTCGGCCTAGTCGGCGGCGTCGACCTGCATTGCCGGACCAGCTACTCCTTCCTGCACGGGGCGTCCGACCCGGCCGATTTGGTGGACGAAGCGGTGCGGTTGGGGCTGCGGGCGCTGGGCATCGCCGATCGTGACGGGCTCTACGGGGTCGCCCGGTTCGCGGAGGCCGCGGCGGAGGCGGGACTGGACACGATCATCGGGGCGGAGCTGTCGCTGCCGCGGGCGCCGTTGACGGTGCTGGCGCGCGGGCCGGAGGGGTACCGGCGGCTCAGCCGCGTCATCAACGACGCCCTCATGTCCGGCGGGAAGAAGGGGGTGGCCCGCTACCCGGCGCTGCCGGAATTGGCGCAGGCCGCCGACGGGTACTGGCAGGTGCTCGCCGACGTCGCCTGGCTGCCGCATCTCGGGGAGCTGGTCGCGGCGTTCGGCCCGGACGACGTGGCGGTGGACCATCACGTCGACCCGACCCCGGGCGCCGCCGACGACCAGCGCGATCTCGCCGCCGCGGCGGCCGAACACGGACTTCGGCAGGTGGCCGGCGCCGCGGCGACGGCGGCGACTCCGGCGGATGCGCGGGTGGCCGGGGCGAAGCATGCGCTGGCGCAGCGCGAATCCCTCGACGACCATGAACCGAAGCTGCCGCCGACCGGGGGATCGTGGCTGCGGTCCAGCGCCGAGTTGGAGGCCATCTTCGGGCACCTGCCCGGCGTGCTGGACGCCACGGCGCAGGTGGCGGCGGAATGCGCGTTCACGCTGGACCTCATCGCGCCGAACCTGCCGGCCTGGGACGTTCCCGAAGGCCACGACGAGTCTTCATGGTTGGCCCACATCGCCCGCGCCGGGGCGTTGCGACGCTACGGGCCGGCCGAGGGGCTGGACGCCGACGCGACCGGAGCATCCGACGAGGGCGGGGGAGGTGCGCCGACCGTCGTCACGCAAGCCTGGAAGCAGCTGGAACGCGAACTCGACGTGATCGGGGAACTGGGCTTTCCGGGGTATTTCCTCATCGTCCACGACATCTGCGAATTCTGCCGACGCGAGAACATCCTGGCGCAGGGACGCGGCTCGGCGGCGAACTCGGTGGTGTGCTTCGCCCTGGGCATCACCAACGTCGACCCCATTGCGGCGGGGCTGCTGTTCGAACGGTTCCTGTCGCCCGAACGCGACGGCCCGCCCGACATCGACCTGGACATCGAATCCGGGCGGCGCGAGGAGGTCATCCAGTACGTCTACCGGCGCTACGGCCGCGACAACGCCGCGCAGGTGGCCAACGTGATCACCTACCGGCGACGCGGGGCGCTGCGCGACGCCGCCCGGGCACTGGGGCACGCGCCGGGCGTCGTCGACGCGTGGGTCAACGGGACCGCGCAGCCGCCCGAGCAGGTCACCGCACTCGCCGAACGGTTGCTCGGGCAACCCCGACACCTGGGCATCCACTCCGGCGGCATGGTCATCTGCGACCGGCCCATCGCCGACGTCGTGCCCGTGGAATGGGCGCGGATGGAAAACCGGTCCGTGGTGCAGTGGGACAAGGACGACTGCGCGGCCGCCGGACTGGTGAAGTTCGACCTGCTGGGGCTGGGCATGCTCGAGGCGATCCACCACTGCATCGACCTGGTCGCCGAACACCGAGGGCGGACCGTGCGGCTGTGGGAGATCGACGTGGCCGAAAAAGCCGTCTACGACATGCTGTCGCGTGCCGACGCCGTCGGAGTGTTCCAGGTCGAATCGCGCGCGCAGCTGGCCACGCTGCCCAGGCTGCGGCCGCGGGAATTCTTCGACCTGGTCGTCGAGGTGGCGCTGATCCGCCCCGGCCCCATCCAGGGCGGCAGCGTCCACCCGTACATCCGGCGACGCAACGGGCTCGAACCGGTGACCTACGACCACCCGGTGCTGGAAAAATCGCTGGGCAAAACCCTGGGCATCCCCCTGTTCCAGGAACAGCTCATGCAGATCGCCGTCGACGCCGCCGGGTTCACCGGGGCGGAAGCCGACTCGCTGCGCCGGGCGATGGGCGCCAAACGCTCCGTGGAGCGGATGGAGGCGCTGCGCACCCGGTTCCTCGACGGGCTGCGACGGACCAACGGCATCGTCGGCGACGTCGCGGACCGGCTGTGGAACAAGATCGTCGCCTTCGCCGCCTACGGGTTCCCCGAATCGCACGCCCAGTCCTTCGCGTCGCTGGTGTACTTCTCGGCGTGGTTCAAATACCACTACCCGGCGGAGTTCTGCGTCGCCTTGCTGCGGGCGCAGCCGATGGGCTTCTACTCGCCGCAGTCGCTGGTCGCCGACGCCCGCCGCCACGGAGTCGGGTGCGACGGCCCGGACGTCAACGTCTCCGGCGTCGAGGCGGACTGCCCGGGCGGGCGGATCCGGCTGGGTCTGGGGTCGGTGGCGGGGCTTGGCGACGACGCCGCCCGACGCATCGTCGACGCCCGGGACCGCTGCGGCGCGGAGGCCGACGAGGCCGGCCTTTTCCGTGGCGGACCTTTTCGCGACGTCGCCGACCTGGCGCGACGAGCGTCGCTCGACGTCTCCCACGTGGAGGCCCTGGCCCGGGCGGGGGCGCTGGAATGCCTGGGGATGGACCGTCGTCAAGCACTGTGGGCCGCCGGCATCGCGGCGACCGAACACGAGGGCATGCTGCCCGGATTGACCGTCGCCTCCGCCCCCGCGCTGCCCGGCATGACCGAATTCGAACTGGCGGCGGCCGACCTGGCGGGCACCGGCGTCACCCCGGGGGAGTACCCGGTGGCGCGACTGCGCGGGGAACTCGACGCGATCGGAGTGACCCCCGCGGCGCAGCTGGGCGCGGTGGAGGATTCGTCGCGGGTGCTGGTGGCGGGCATCGTGACCCACCGGCAACGCCCCGGAACCGCCGGCGGCGTGATCTTCCTGGGCATGGAAGACGAAACCGGGCTGATGAACGTCCTGTGCACCCCGGGACTGTGGCAGCGGTTCCGGACCATCGCCACCGTCGAACGGGCGCTGGTGGTGCGCGGCATCGCCCAAAACGCCTCCGGCGCGGTGACCATCGTCGCCGACAAACTCACCCCGCTGCGCGAGGTCGTCGCCGCCCCCGTCATCGCCGGGCGCAGCCGGGACTTCCGATGA
- a CDS encoding alpha/beta hydrolase family protein, with protein sequence MRHTYASSLAPDGSAIAYIVRERGYPKAVQVALTDDGLGDERPVKLPVDGPVTRVLHSPDARWIACEVSPLGTERLETWLVSTDPAIPGAKRLQLSGDAKTMLVEWDRDKLAMDAVDADGITEGRLVDPETGDYAVLDRRTDSLLVSAESGHALMRVGPRGSRELLLVKPDGTWLPLLRPEPGAMTDAGTILRDESATADGRVTVIACSDHSSDRRRVLRIVVDGRDVTAEEWIGNPDSDVDEFVISEDLTTAAVLWNTSGVSLLDLLTLGDDQKVLVRRSVELPGMVASGLSITDDGELLSLTVEGPNLPPTVEILRTSTGKIEPINVDRTRRIAERAQENYIPELVHFTARDGLELSGWLYHGEGEDAAGPQPVYIHLHGGPELQSRPVNHDILTTLVDSGVTVFTPNIRGSSGAGRSVLHADDRYGRFAAIDDVADTARFLVDTGIGDPERLALGGRSYGGFLSLLVASRYPDLFRCIVDACGMTSFESYYGSTEPWLAAAAYPKYGYPFQDAELLRQVSPLNRAAGIVTPVLFIHGEWDTNVPERESLQMRDALGARGVPTEYLRVPGEGHKFAKPKSRRLIAAALLDFLGDHGLVTTPNLAPLDSRIAEMKAGAPGVED encoded by the coding sequence ATGCGGCACACCTATGCATCCTCCCTCGCGCCCGACGGCAGCGCGATCGCGTACATCGTGCGCGAACGCGGCTACCCCAAGGCCGTGCAGGTGGCGCTGACCGACGACGGTCTCGGCGACGAACGCCCCGTGAAACTCCCCGTCGACGGCCCCGTGACCCGCGTGCTGCACTCGCCCGACGCCCGCTGGATCGCCTGCGAAGTCTCCCCGCTGGGCACCGAACGCCTGGAAACGTGGCTCGTGTCCACCGACCCCGCCATCCCCGGGGCCAAACGACTGCAACTGTCCGGCGACGCGAAGACCATGTTGGTCGAATGGGATCGCGACAAACTCGCCATGGACGCCGTCGACGCCGACGGCATCACCGAAGGCCGCCTCGTCGACCCCGAAACCGGCGACTACGCCGTCCTCGACCGCCGCACCGACTCGCTGCTGGTCTCCGCGGAATCCGGCCACGCCCTCATGCGGGTCGGCCCCCGCGGCAGCCGCGAACTGCTGCTGGTCAAGCCCGACGGGACGTGGCTGCCGCTGCTGCGCCCCGAACCCGGCGCCATGACCGACGCCGGCACCATCCTGCGCGACGAATCCGCGACCGCCGACGGCCGCGTCACCGTCATCGCGTGTTCGGATCATTCCTCGGATCGTCGCCGCGTGCTGCGCATCGTCGTCGACGGCCGCGACGTCACCGCCGAAGAGTGGATCGGCAACCCGGATTCGGACGTCGACGAGTTCGTCATCAGCGAAGACCTCACCACCGCCGCCGTGCTGTGGAACACCTCCGGCGTCTCCCTGTTGGACCTGCTCACCCTTGGCGACGACCAGAAAGTGCTGGTCCGACGGTCGGTGGAGCTGCCGGGCATGGTCGCTTCCGGCCTGTCCATCACCGACGACGGCGAGCTGCTGTCCCTGACCGTCGAAGGCCCGAATCTGCCGCCGACGGTGGAGATCCTGCGCACGTCGACCGGCAAGATCGAGCCGATCAACGTCGACCGCACGCGCCGCATCGCCGAGCGCGCCCAGGAAAACTACATCCCGGAGCTGGTGCACTTCACCGCCCGCGACGGCCTGGAACTGTCGGGTTGGCTCTACCACGGGGAAGGCGAGGACGCCGCGGGCCCGCAGCCGGTGTACATCCACCTGCACGGTGGCCCGGAGCTGCAGTCCAGGCCGGTCAACCATGACATCCTCACCACGCTGGTGGACTCCGGCGTCACCGTTTTCACCCCGAACATCCGCGGTTCGTCGGGCGCCGGGCGATCGGTGCTCCACGCCGACGACCGCTACGGGCGGTTCGCCGCCATCGACGACGTCGCCGACACCGCCCGTTTCCTCGTCGACACCGGCATCGGCGACCCGGAGCGGTTGGCGCTGGGCGGCCGCAGCTACGGCGGGTTCCTGTCGCTGCTCGTCGCGTCGCGGTACCCGGATCTGTTCCGGTGCATCGTCGATGCGTGCGGCATGACCAGCTTCGAAAGCTACTACGGGTCCACCGAGCCGTGGCTGGCTGCGGCCGCGTACCCGAAGTACGGATACCCGTTCCAGGACGCCGAGCTGCTGCGGCAGGTGTCGCCGCTGAACCGGGCGGCGGGCATCGTCACTCCGGTGCTGTTCATCCACGGCGAATGGGACACGAACGTGCCGGAGCGCGAGTCGCTGCAGATGCGCGATGCGCTCGGCGCCCGCGGCGTTCCCACCGAGTACCTGCGGGTTCCGGGGGAGGGGCACAAGTTCGCCAAGCCGAAGAGCCGCCGCCTCATCGCCGCGGCGCTGCTGGACTTTTTGGGCGACCATGGCTTGGTGACCACTCCGAACCTGGCTCCGCTCGATTCCCGCATCGCCGAAATGAAGGCCGGTGCCCCGGGGGTCGAAGACTAG
- a CDS encoding tRNA (cytidine(34)-2'-O)-methyltransferase, which translates to MGATEANASTPDADAPASSPYCHVLFASPQIPPNTGNAIRMCAGTGAALHLAEPLGFNFEERHVRRAGLDYHDLAEVHVHPSLDVALTQLVGPVSLLADGEGPSAGGARNDGDGLPEGDARNAGDGLPDGADRESGAVGARPRVFAFTAHAEKWHVDVDYRPGDVLLFGPEPTGLSDEALADPRVTDLIRIPMIPGRRSMNLSNAAAVAAYEAWRQMGFPGGH; encoded by the coding sequence ATCGGTGCGACCGAAGCCAACGCGTCAACGCCCGACGCCGATGCCCCTGCTTCGTCTCCGTATTGCCACGTTCTCTTCGCCAGCCCGCAGATTCCGCCGAACACGGGCAACGCGATCCGCATGTGCGCGGGCACGGGGGCGGCGCTCCATCTGGCGGAGCCGCTGGGATTCAACTTCGAGGAGCGCCACGTCCGCCGCGCCGGTCTCGACTACCACGATCTGGCCGAGGTTCACGTCCACCCTTCGTTGGACGTTGCGCTGACGCAGCTGGTGGGGCCGGTTTCTCTGCTTGCCGACGGTGAGGGGCCGTCCGCCGGTGGCGCTCGGAACGACGGCGACGGACTGCCTGAAGGGGACGCGCGGAACGCGGGTGACGGGCTGCCCGACGGTGCGGACCGGGAATCCGGGGCCGTTGGCGCGCGTCCGCGGGTGTTCGCGTTCACGGCGCACGCGGAGAAGTGGCACGTTGACGTGGACTACCGCCCGGGTGACGTGCTGCTGTTCGGCCCCGAGCCGACGGGTCTGTCCGACGAGGCGCTGGCCGACCCGAGGGTGACGGATCTGATTCGCATCCCGATGATCCCGGGGCGGCGCAGCATGAACCTGTCCAACGCGGCGGCGGTGGCGGCGTACGAGGCGTGGCGGCAGATGGGGTTCCCCGGCGGGCATTAG
- a CDS encoding bifunctional methylenetetrahydrofolate dehydrogenase/methenyltetrahydrofolate cyclohydrolase, giving the protein MTATKLDGKMYRDEIFEDLATRVTKLKEAGVTPGLATVLVGDDPGSHSYVKMKHRDCEQIGISSIRRDLPAETTQEELEAVIAELNADDACTGYIVQLPLPKHLDENRILGLIDPEKDADGLHPVNLGKLVLNEPAPLPCTPNGCIHLLRRFGVELAGAKVCVIGRGVTVGRPIGLMLTRRSENSTVTLCHTGTKDLAAETRQADVVIAAAGKAHMLTADMVKPGAAVLDVGVSRLDGKLAGDVHPDVWEVAGAVSPNPGGVGPLTRAFLVRNVVERAERLAGL; this is encoded by the coding sequence ATGACGGCGACGAAGCTTGACGGCAAGATGTACCGCGACGAGATCTTCGAGGATCTGGCCACGCGGGTGACGAAGTTGAAGGAAGCCGGCGTGACGCCGGGCTTGGCGACGGTCCTGGTCGGCGATGATCCGGGCAGCCATTCCTACGTGAAGATGAAGCACCGCGATTGCGAGCAGATCGGCATTTCCTCGATTCGCCGCGATCTGCCGGCGGAGACGACGCAGGAGGAGTTGGAGGCGGTCATCGCCGAGCTCAACGCCGACGATGCCTGCACGGGGTACATCGTGCAGTTGCCGTTGCCGAAGCACTTGGACGAGAACCGTATTTTGGGGCTCATCGATCCGGAGAAGGATGCCGATGGTCTGCATCCGGTGAATTTGGGCAAGTTGGTGCTCAATGAGCCGGCGCCGTTGCCGTGTACGCCGAATGGTTGCATTCATTTGCTGCGTCGTTTCGGCGTGGAGTTGGCGGGCGCGAAGGTGTGCGTCATCGGTCGCGGTGTGACGGTCGGTCGGCCGATTGGTTTGATGCTGACGCGCCGCAGCGAGAATTCCACGGTGACGCTGTGTCACACGGGGACGAAGGATCTGGCGGCGGAGACGCGGCAGGCGGATGTGGTCATCGCGGCGGCGGGCAAGGCGCACATGCTGACGGCGGACATGGTCAAGCCGGGTGCGGCGGTGCTTGATGTGGGGGTGTCGCGTTTGGACGGCAAGTTGGCCGGCGACGTGCATCCGGATGTGTGGGAGGTTGCGGGCGCGGTGTCTCCGAATCCGGGTGGCGTTGGTCCGCTCACGCGTGCGTTCCTGGTGCGCAATGTGGTCGAGCGCGCCGAGCGCTTGGCGGGTCTGTAG
- a CDS encoding DUF3017 domain-containing protein, with protein sequence MVNPHSPEGPARGEAWPERVRWLLYGGLFFGLGAAAVFLGLERWRRATFMLGVTMMYLGVIRQFLPDSLLGVFSVRSMKFDLWFCLLVGGGMVFLASSVDALGS encoded by the coding sequence ATGGTGAATCCTCATTCGCCGGAGGGGCCTGCGCGGGGGGAGGCGTGGCCGGAGCGCGTCCGGTGGTTGTTGTACGGGGGCCTGTTTTTCGGCCTCGGCGCTGCGGCGGTGTTTCTCGGGCTGGAGCGGTGGCGGCGGGCGACGTTCATGCTCGGGGTGACCATGATGTATTTGGGCGTCATCCGTCAGTTTTTGCCCGATTCGCTGTTGGGTGTGTTCAGCGTCCGGTCGATGAAGTTCGACCTGTGGTTCTGTCTCCTCGTCGGTGGCGGCATGGTGTTTTTGGCCAGCTCGGTCGACGCGTTGGGGAGCTAG